The region GTTGTTTGATAAGTGTTGATAATGTTGAGTGTTGACAATGTTTTGTGATTGGATGATTACCACTCGGTTGGGTAAATTGGAAGAGGACCAAACTTCTATTCTTCAGCAACTCAGTTCTATTAAGAAGTTCCTTGCTGCAtgattattctttttatttttttgtcatGTTGAACTTTGTGTTTGGTTTTTCTTTTggtcatttcttttattttttgtttcatttgacaatttgatagacaaaaagggggagGAAATGTTTGtggttttgtttttattttgtttttatggttACAACTCTGGACCCTATTTTTAGGGGGAGTTGTGTGTTAAACTTTTTGAAAAAGTTAACATggttgtttaattttattttatgtgttaGTGATCTTGCTTGCAGGGGGTGTTTGTgtttaaaataagaaaataaaaaaatattgtttttgtCCCTCCAAATGCCAAAgtgggagattgtaaaatccataTTTGGCAATTTAAGATTTGACAAATATTTTTGATTTAGtgtgtttattttcatttttataaagaaaaatatcattGATTTTATTGCTATTAATTTCTGATATTTCTTAtttattatgtttgtatttttggtaacaataaAGTCTCCTTATTCTCAATATCTTTTTAGactttattttctttcaaaatttaACTAATTGATTCTCTGTTTTATAGCTAACCGAATATATCTCTAGACAGCTCTCAATCAACCAAGAATGAGTAACTGCTCAAAGTTAGTCAAATGATGAACTTGACCATGAACATGCTTAGATTCGTACAGTATTGCAACTATAGAATCTCTGTCTATTTCTGCGATTTCGAATGCATTGATTGAGATTGGAAGTTTATTTTGGAAACTTTCCTAGTGTGTGTTGTGCGTCTAGAATTGTGTAAAGCTGACTTTAGGTAAGTATTTTGTGTATAAATACGAACCAAAGCATCAGCCCTAAGCACCTCTTCCTCTCCTTAATTCCGTATACTTTTAGAAGAGTGTCTTTCTTTTGTAAAGGATAGTTGTTCTGCTATTCCTTTGTTATTTTGTGTCTTTGTAATTGCTTATGTGTAAAGCAAAATCTCAAAGAGAAGAACGTGAAGAACAACCTTTGGGATAAGGTTCATCAAGTCTTGCATCGGGAGGAAGGAAGCATTCATCAAgcaatttgaagggagttcaaaccTTGGTGTCTTAAGGAGATTCATTCAGCAAAGAGAGATTACATCAAGCTTGCGGCAAAACCATTAGAGGGAGTCtaagttttgtttaagtcaattacTTTGTACTTGTGAAATTTgactaatgaatcttatctctgaGCATGGCCCCATGGACTAGTAATATCTGTAAAGATATTgacaccacgtaaaaaactctgtGTGTCATTTCATTATTCAGTTATTCTATTTTATCACACTAGTTTGATATTCTGTAGTGATAGGAACTTGATCAGTAGCTATAGAATATGGGTTTGATGTGCCAACTTGTTCGttccgcatttaattaatttggttaattaaataaaaagttggtAGTCATAAATTACGAAATTTCACAATATTTGGATGTATGTGAATAtttaaatatgtaacatatttggagttacaaattcagttagaagtttgtaacccccaaatattacccaataatgtgtagatttgatgttacacattttgatttgaatttgtcaAAGGCATAAAAGATATGGCTAttggagacatgattttaaaTCCCATAATGTGTTTGGAGGTGACAAAGTCATTTGGGAAGAGTATAGAGTCAGTTTGGAAAATCGCATAAAAATAATGTGCTGAAATTGGGCTATGGGTGCGGCCACAAGTGTTCCTGGCCGCGGCTGGGGAACAGAGACTCACGGCCGCTGCCAGGAAAATCTCTGGCCACGGCCAGAGAAGCTGACAGCCAAACCCAATTTCCTTTTTCCACTTTGAAAGGTTTCAACAACTCATGTAtctcccaaaactcatttttaattccataaatatccaattaaacattggtaacaatcatgggggtttgtggaatttgaaattcaaagagtgtctaaaaaatatataaataggagtctattgctcacttgtaagacacattattttctatccactagagtacttggctagaaaatcacctagaggcttgtttattccagagagctatttccattTGAGATAATCCTTTAGTGCTTTTCCATTTGAGATAATcctttagtgcttgagatagggggaaatGAGCTTTTGGACCAAGGTTATAAACctatttaagttttttttcttctattgctttttaaATATGATGCTCAAGTTTTTTTTAGTTAGACAACATCTTGTGAATTACACAAAGTGAATTGTTGATGAGTGAATATTTGCACACATTTTCAcatcttcttttatttattattttttgttcatTTAATTATATGTTCATTTGTATAGGGACATGTGAATTGTGGGGAGTATAATTTCAATCGAAGGTGAAAAGAATGACATATATAGAAAGCCCAAATGGAAGCATTAGTATTATACATATTACGGTGATTTAGAAAATAATTCGATTTTTACGGTAATTAGAAATAATTACATTATTACGGTTAACTTCAGACTAAAGACTTTGTTCTTCATCCCTGTCATGCACGACATGCCAATCAAAGCAAAGTCTCCACCTCCGTCTAGACAAAAACAGAGTTTGTTCCTCAAGTCTTTACATGCACAACATCCCAACCAAAGTAAAGTAGTCTCCACCTCGATCAAAATTGGTCCCTCGACAACGAGTCCATCGGACAATGAATCTAAGAGTTTGCTCCTCATTTAAGTGTGTGTGATTGGTGAGATCCATCTCGGATCGGAAAACTCGTCGATCGGAAAACGAAGCATGCAATTGTAGTGGTTTTCAGTTTCCACTTTCTGGACTACCAACGCTCAGAAAATAATTAATACTAAATCGTTAAGAGATAAAAATGTTCACTTTCTCAAAACACACTACAGTGATCACTAAGTTATAAGCCATGAAAAAAGATCATTGTACCTAAGTTACATAAGCTTTTATTTCTctgttgagagagagagagagagaaatgaaggCCGCTTTATATTCTGTGCATGATCACAGCTTTTATTAGGAATGGAATTGGTTGTGTCACTATAAGATTGGCTGCTGGAGAGATCAGTGAAATTACCATATTAGCCTCATGCACTGCTTTCATTTGGTTCTATATTAGAGATTTAATGGGGAAATGGGAAAATTTCCTTTTCTCTGAACTCTGAACGTCAATACGTCATTCTAATCCAATGTAATATAAGGTACACTCTACTACTCATTTACTTAAAACCTTAGTTAACAGAGAACCACAATATAGTTAACGATGTTCACAATACAGTAAACATTAGTTACTGGTTTGGTATCCATATGTTACTGATACAAACTTGTAACTGTGAGTTACagcatatatatgtaaatatgattACTAATTTGGTAGTTATGAGTTATAATATAGAAAAATTTAGTTAtttgtttaataattatatattacaaAATAGTTAACCATGATTACAATATGATAACATTGGTTATTAGTTTGGTATTTATATGCTACAATATGTGTTACAAACTTAGTTATATATTTGTCAATGTTGTTTACAGAAATGTTTTTTTGAAACTAgtttttgtaaataatatttacaaatttgtaacaaatgTTTACAAATAAACATAATTTATTGTCATTCCATATTTACACTTTTTTCTTTTCGTGTTTTTCATAAAACTCTATATTTTTGTATTTTaccgtatttttcatatattttttaaatgttactatatttttgtgaatttttcatatataatgaatatttatttttaagttgttTTATATAACTATGAGGATTTTCGTAACTTTTGgttacaatattgtaacaatatggaaaagtaaatatttttctgtaaacTTTGGTTACAATTTTGTAACTACACAGAAAAGTATTACTATAaactttatataatttaaatatttttacaaGGAAGAGTTACTAATATTATAACAATGAGTTATGAGGTCGTAAAAATAAGTTCCAAATTAATAACAACGAGTTTCCAATTTCGTAACAATTAATTATAAGTTTGTAACAATGAGTTATCAATTTGGTAACAATGAGTTAAGCTTGTAATGATGAATTACCAAATGATTACtaaaatgttaattatgattagatTAGTTGCTAACAATTTTGTAAACATgagttattaattattttaaagggTTATTGAAGTAATCACTAATAATTTTGTGACATGTGTTATAAATATATTGTTCAATTACAAGATTAATTACTATCAATTTTGTAAATTTAGGTTAGTAATACTTTCAAAAATTTATAGGATTTACTATCAACAATTATGTTATtgctttttcatatttttgtaactacttatttataatttgattttccattcattttgttatatttattttttgttacaaCTTATTtccattttaatgatttttttaattattatcttacaaagtttttattactttatatataagaaaatatttattatcattaaatggttttttttttaaaatataactaatttcataaaaaattatttaattaatatatttaaattcatatcattatatatttacaatttttttttttattaatgttagtaattatattttattgaaaaacaaaaattcatttctttgtttttattttgtgtaGCAAGCTTGGAGTATATAGCCGATTAATGTAGAATTATTTGTCAACTGAGTTACTTTTTCGGATTAACATCTCCTGTGTATACAACTTTCTACCgtatatatgtaaatattttcattaaccgtattttttgatttttttccCGTATTAAGGTATAGTTGTAAGTTTCCCAATAAAAAGTatatgggtccaagcccaattaGTTCAAATTGAAGGGTACCTCTCTTGAAATGGTTAATTTCGCCTTCACAAAcacaacttatatatatataaatatatatctataaatgaATCAAGACAACAAATAAGAAAATATTAGAGTAAACCCATATTAGgtgtcattattttaaaaataaataacttcatacGTGGTTATATTGGATATTTATTACTTGACCTCTTATGCAAAGGTGATATCATATCGTTTAAGCTAAAAACAAACGACAAGATTTAAATAAACGACAACTATTTTAGAGACAAAACTTACAAATCCTATGAGTAAGCCTTGGATTGGATACACATGATAAAACCAATGACAATTTTTTAATTCACAAATCTTATTTGTAAAGTAACATTTTTTTGTAttgtaacaaaaaaaattaattttcattgGACAAAAGAGGTTGTTGGGCTTGAGGAGGTATGGAGTTGTGATTCCTAATTAAGCTTGACAAAACCCAATAAAGAAAACCTGATATGAAAAAGCTGAAAAACCAAGCATTGTTATATATGACCACAAACACTTCAGAAACTGAAGAAACGATCCCAACTTTTTGCAAGAACCCTGGAATCACTGGCAAAATCCCAACCACCAAAGCTGCCAAAGCCACCAAATTATAGCCACCTGAATAGTAATACTCCCCATTTTGACTTAGTGAATACAAGTCCTTTATGGCCAACTCCGTACGCCTAACAAGATAATAGTCTGCCAAAACTATGCCCCCAATTGGGCCCAATAGAGCAGAATAGCCCACTAGCCATGTGTACACAAAGCTCTCACTCGACCCAAGAAGTCTCCATGGCTGAAAAGCAATTCCAAGCAAAGCAGTTAAGAGTGCTCCCCTTCTAAATGTGAACTTGGAAGGACTGAGATTCACTAGAGCATTAGCCGGGGCCACAACATTGGCTGCAATGTTGGTTGTGATGATGGCTAGACTGATCCCAAAGATGGCTAAGATCTTTGTTGTGAGACCTCCAATTTGGCCCAATAGTTCAATTGGGCTGGAAATGACTTTTCCAAAAATGACTTGCGTTGATGAGGTTACTGCTACGCCCACAAATGTGAATGCCCCCATGAAGATTGGAAGCCCAATCTGGCCCAAAACTTGGTCCTTTTGGGACTTGGCGTATCTAGTGAAGTCTGGTATGTTGAGAGCAAGAGTAGCCCAAAAGCTTATGTttgcagttagagaagggaaaAACAAGGCCCAAAACTCAGACGAAGAGAGCTTGGAAGACAATGTTAGCATGTGGCCGAAACCACCGGCGTTGACGTAAGCCCAAATGAGTAGTAAAGAAGTGAGAGCAATGAGAATTGGAGCCGAATACTTCTCCACCTCTCGAATACCCTCCATTCCTTTCCAGACAAACGACAATTGAGCGATCCAAAAAACGACAAAACAAGCGAACTCAAGTGGAGATGTGCCGAGCCAACCCACGGTATTGGCAAATGACGTCGTTTTCACAGCATTTGGCAAGAGAAGAAAGATTGCTTCACCACCTATCCAAGTCTCGATTCCATACCAACCACAACCCACCAAAGCCCTAAGGAGAGTTGGAATATGGGCCCCTCGGATTCCGAAACTGGACCGGGCCAGAACCGGGAATGAGATTCCGTATAGGGTTCCCGGATGACCCGTTAAAACTAATGGGACTAAGAGGATTATATTGGCTACAACGACCGTGGCGATTCCTTGCCACCAAGCCATTCCAAGGTCAACGAGACTACCGGCTAAGTAATAGGTCGGGACCCCAACGACAAGACCCACCCAAAGACAGGCCATTTCCCATCCCgaaaacgacctttgagaacttATCGTTGGCTTAAGGTCATCGTTGGTTAGTGTCGGGTCGGGCTCGAACTCCGACCCATCTGTTTGGAAATTGCCCATTGATTGATTTGAAGCCATGGGAGTAAGAAGAGAGCATCTTCTAAGGGAAGGTTTTGGGTGCTGGACCGACTTGTAGTGATGGGTAGTCTTTATTTTTGGTAATAAAGGAGAAGTGAGTGGTGGGTTTTGGCTAGTTGCAGAGGGAACGAAAGGGTGGGGATGAAGATGGCGATGTGAGCTGAGACATTTGGAGATGGAAAAGttcattttcattttctttttctttttttcctttcttcAGTTTTGTGGAAATTTCAGATGGGTTTCTTGTGAATCTCTCTACTGAGATTGAAAGTGTTTGGTTGGTGTTAAGTCACCATTACTTGTGGACAATAAAGATTCGTACACAGTACCCTGACATATTAGTTGGATTTTATTATTACTAATATATGAATAAtaatatctatctatctatcttgGATCACGAGCTACTGACCTAatcaaaataatcaatataatgattcTATCCGATCTTCTTAAGCGAttaaacaattaacaattttgCAAGTGGATCTTAAATCAGAAATGTAATTTGCTCTGATTTTGGTTAATCTAAGGTTTAGGTGTATAGCTCCATCCAATCGATGCAAGTGATGTGAACAAagtaagggtttttttttttttggaccaAAATaatggtttgtttgtttgttttcaaCGACCAAATATATTTCTCTGGAATCTGGATTTTttttaacaacaaaaacaaaagaaacaaattTCTAAGCCTTCAATTCAAGACGAAATAAAATTATTATGGGACAATATATTGAAATCATGGAGAACCCAATAGAAGAAATAACTTgagcaaaataaaataaattattgagTTTGCCAGTCAAGGATTATAGGTTACtgctcctatatatatatatgtgtaatcCTTTTGATTTCAATATGATGTAACGTGACATTTAGTATTTGTTGCATGTGTAAATGTCTGGAAGAATCGGATGCTTAACAACCAATATTATGTTGTTCATAGTTAGGTACAAGTTTTAAAGAGTTGTCAGTCTTAGAGAGTTGGATTTATGGATTAGAGTTATATAATATGATTGGATTATTGAATGCAAATAAAATTGTTCACTCAACtaattttctaaataattataaACACCATTTGATTTAGGAATATAATCCACTCATACCACCTATTGGATTTGaagttttctctattttttttcctttagaATATTGGGTTTGAGTATATTGTTATTCTATCTATAAGAAAAGAAGATGAACTTTAatgaaaataatttttcaataatgTTCTTATCATGAGGAATCTTCTACTATTTCTTTCCCTCTGTCTCCATgctattctactatttttttattattattattgtatttgCTATGTATTGGAACACAACCTCACATTACTattttttgtttaagaaaaaaaatgtcattttatatgAGGAAGTTTCCACTTGAACTTGTAACTTCCTTCTTAATTATATGAAGAAAAATGAAATTCTTTTTTCATTAGAGATGTCCAATATCAACAAATTTTTATTTGATAATTAACACTACCATTATCTATAAATCAACTGCATCTCAAACATTGCATATTCACATAATATTTTAGCAAAACAAAAATAATCCATGAAGACTAACCAAATTTACAAACTAATATATGGTAGGTAGTTGGATTTTCTAAATCTTCAttggaaaaaataaaataaaataaagcataaTATATGAACTAAAAGTCTCATTTTTACACTTGCCAAATGCTAAACCACACAACACATAAGCAAAAAGCTACCAAGAAAAGCAATTCAACACTCCCTCCAAATTTATTGGAACGAATTTCCGATCCTTGATTTTTTATTAGTGTTTTTCTTCTATAAAATCCCACTTGTcaattttattttcttcaaaaataaataaaagtaaaagctaaTGAACTTTCATTAATGGAGTCTCATTATTCTGAAAACCTCTCGACCACTGTATTCACTCCTCTTATAATCTCAGCCACAGGCATAGTGGCCACCACCATAGCCATCGTAGTGTACCACTTCATAGTGGTTCGGTTCTGTCTGACCCGAGCCCGGATCCGAGAAGTGATCGACGGTTCAGGACCCATTATTGGGCAACCCAAAGGAGGGTTGGACCCGGAGAAACTGAAGGCGATCCCTATCCTCCATTACTCAACCAAACCGGGTCAACCGGGTCAAGTACACTTCCGGGTCGAGCAGAGCGAGTGCGCCGTGTGCTTGGGGGAGTTGGAGGAGAAGGTCTTGGTTCGACTCTTGCCCAATTGTCGTCATGCGTTTCACGTTCAATGCATCGATAAATGGTTGTCGCTTCACTCCGACTGTCCTCTCTGTCGTTCGCTCGTTTACCCGATCCGGAGTTCGCACGTGTCGTTGCACGTGGAAGATCCCGTATCTGAACGACGTCGTTTGCTTCCGCTGATGCCTTTGATTTCGCCTCTGCGTCGTGAAGATAAGAGTCCTCGTCGTTTCGTGTTGAAAAGGTCTTTATCTGTGGATCCATCTCATGTTTTTCTTAACATATTACAAAGAGAATGTGATTATTATGACCAATatagtaattattattattatttgaacaaAACGACCAGTTCAGCGGTTTTATACAGGTCGTTTTCGCAAATTCAACCCAACCAGGTTAATGGTACCTGTAGTAATAGTAGAACTACTTGCTTGGTTAATGTTGGAGATCCCATTCCTTGCAGCTTATAAATTTGGTTATTGATTGAGTGAGGCTAGACATATTATTCAAAATTATATttgtacacattattattatgaAACAATTTCTTCAATCATACAATTTTTTTAATGTAGTTATTAAATTTGGTGCATATTTCTTATCTTTCATTGTTTTATATGATTTAAGATTGGAAAtatttgttcaaaaaaaaaaagaatggaaATATGTATGTTTTAATATTTTTAGATAACTCGAAAAAAAAAGGACATATTCTCATAAGATAATACCAAAATCTTAATTATTGTCTTTAACAAACCACATTTTTCACATCCAAGCAAAAGCAAAATTGACATTTTCGTCGAAGAAAAAGTTGACACGTGTGTACATAGGAAGCTAATGATTGGGTTGAAATTTTGTATGAGGTGGAAGGTGTTAAGACTCATGGTCAGCAAGTGACTCAGCA is a window of Humulus lupulus chromosome 4, drHumLupu1.1, whole genome shotgun sequence DNA encoding:
- the LOC133831224 gene encoding purine-uracil permease NCS1, with the translated sequence MKMNFSISKCLSSHRHLHPHPFVPSATSQNPPLTSPLLPKIKTTHHYKSVQHPKPSLRRCSLLTPMASNQSMGNFQTDGSEFEPDPTLTNDDLKPTISSQRSFSGWEMACLWVGLVVGVPTYYLAGSLVDLGMAWWQGIATVVVANIILLVPLVLTGHPGTLYGISFPVLARSSFGIRGAHIPTLLRALVGCGWYGIETWIGGEAIFLLLPNAVKTTSFANTVGWLGTSPLEFACFVVFWIAQLSFVWKGMEGIREVEKYSAPILIALTSLLLIWAYVNAGGFGHMLTLSSKLSSSEFWALFFPSLTANISFWATLALNIPDFTRYAKSQKDQVLGQIGLPIFMGAFTFVGVAVTSSTQVIFGKVISSPIELLGQIGGLTTKILAIFGISLAIITTNIAANVVAPANALVNLSPSKFTFRRGALLTALLGIAFQPWRLLGSSESFVYTWLVGYSALLGPIGGIVLADYYLVRRTELAIKDLYSLSQNGEYYYSGGYNLVALAALVVGILPVIPGFLQKVGIVSSVSEVFVVIYNNAWFFSFFISGFLYWVLSSLIRNHNSIPPQAQQPLLSNEN
- the LOC133829414 gene encoding RING-H2 finger protein ATL52-like, with protein sequence MESHYSENLSTTVFTPLIISATGIVATTIAIVVYHFIVVRFCLTRARIREVIDGSGPIIGQPKGGLDPEKLKAIPILHYSTKPGQPGQVHFRVEQSECAVCLGELEEKVLVRLLPNCRHAFHVQCIDKWLSLHSDCPLCRSLVYPIRSSHVSLHVEDPVSERRRLLPLMPLISPLRREDKSPRRFVLKRSLSVDPSHVFLNILQRECDYYDQYSNYYYYLNKTTSSAVLYRSFSQIQPNQVNGTCSNSRTTCLVNVGDPIPCSL